In Nymphaea colorata isolate Beijing-Zhang1983 chromosome 13, ASM883128v2, whole genome shotgun sequence, one DNA window encodes the following:
- the LOC116267101 gene encoding protein SMAX1-LIKE 3-like isoform X2, producing the protein MRAGGSSLHQALTPEACSIVKQSVLLAKRRGHAQVTPLHVASTMLSSSTGLFRTACAQSHPHPLQCKALELCFNVALNRLPSAAAAAAAATTAVGNSPHFHHHLHPYHPSLSNALVAAFKRAQAHQRRGSIENQQQPLLAVKVEVEQLIVSILDDPSVSRVMREAGFSSTQVKNNVEIAISLDNRTNSSLSKPKETNLCAPVLNSSFKSHSFSGLEHAKNEDVVCLVETLLRRRRKSTVIVGECLITAEGVVRELMGRIEKGEVPDELNAVQFLTFPLFTFGHLCKEDVDRRLGELRCLLKRYMERGAILYVGDLKWAAEFRESYSCERRKYFCPVEYVVFEIGRLVSDFVETGRFWLLAISSYQTFMRCKTGHPSLEALWGLHPLTIPSGSLALSLNSDSGRSHEGSFEKPLTCCAECLSKFDLDVQGLARTTSGPSTSSNLPLWLQRCKDENKDDQFQVTELCRKWNGICNSSHKPQLQAQSETTMSFLISWNKNDQAPVNHSLEQHAFGTSKAETIFLDLPGSDCSSPNSNPFTDMRFNQFNAEGLKSLCTALEQKAAWQKDIIPEIASVLLQCRSGMLRRKSTRTKEKKEDTCLLFEGTDTEGKEIVARELANQIFCSENSFTSIGLSCFSSFGAESTDGLRGKRSREESGSNYFEKFCEAIHFNPHRVIFLEDIEQVDYHTLAKIMESIERGKVTCPDGDEVSLRDAIIILSCEKLKCTSRDCSPSVKQKMGTNDEMDEEKSSSEKEEASPYFPLDLNLSAEDNESVEMCCEVELEKCVDRSFVFHREKDEQYVP; encoded by the exons ATGAGAGCAGGCGGCAGCAGCCTACATCAGGCACTCACTCCAGAGGCATGCAGCATAGTGAAGCAATCAGTCCTGCTCGCCAAGAGGAGAGGTCACGCCCAAGTGACCCCCCTCCATGTAGCCAGCACCATGCTCTCCTCCTCCACCGGCCTCTTCCGCACTGCATGCGCGCAGTCCCACCCCCATCCCCTCCAGTGCAAGGCCCTCGAGCTCTGCTTCAACGTCGCCCTCAACCGCCTCCCCTCCGCCGCCGCCGCAGCCGCCGCGGCCACCACTGCTGTCGGCAACTCCCCCCACTTCCACCACCATCTCCATCCCTACCATCCTTCCCTCTCCAACGCCTTGGTTGCTGCCTTCAAACGAGCCCAGGCGCACCAGAGGCGCGGCTCCATTGAGAATCAGCAGCAGCCGTTACTTGCAGTAAAGGTGGAGGTAGAGCAGCTCATAGTCTCCATCTTGGACGATCCTAGCGTCAGTAGGGTAATGAGAGAGGCCGGTTTCTCCAGCACCCAAGTGAAGAATAATGTGGAGATCGCAATCTCCCTTGACAATCGCACCAACTCCTCTCTTTCTAAGCCTAAGGAGACAAATTTATGTGCACCCGTCTTGAATTCTAGcttcaaatctcattcattctCTGGTCTGGAGCATGCAAAAAACGAGGACGTAGTTTGCCTTGTGGAAACACTCctgaggaggagaagaaagagtaCTGTTATTGTGGGGGAATGTCTTATAACCGCAGAGGGTGTGGTGAGGGAACTGATGGGTAGAATTGAGAAGGGTGAGGTTCCTGACGAACTGAACGCCGTTCAGTTTTTAACATTTCCACTTTTCACGTTTGGTCATTTGTGCAAGGAAGATGTTGATCGGAGGCTTGGGGAGCTAAGGTGTTTGTTGAAGAGGTATATGGAAAGAGGGGCTATATTGTATGTGGGAGACCTGAAATGGGCAGCAGAATTTAGAGAGAGCTACAGTTGTGAAAGAAGGAAGTATTTTTGCCCCGTAGAGTACGTAGTGTTTGAGATTGGGAGATTAGTGTCTGATTTTGTTGAGACTGGGAGATTTTGGCTGCTAGCAATTTCAAGCTATCAAACTTTTATGAGATGTAAGACGGGTCATCCTTCTTTGGAAGCTTTATGGGGACTCCACCCTCTCACCATTCCCTCGGGAAGCTTGGCGCTGAGTCTCAATTCAGACAG tGGCAGAAGCCATGAAGGCAGCTTTGAGAAGCCGCTCACTTGTTGCGCAGAGTGCCTAAGTAAATTTGATTTGGATGTTCAAGGATTAGCTAGAACTACCTCTGGCCCCTCCACCAGCTCTAACTTGCCTTTATGGCTGCAGAGATGCAAAGACGAGAATAAAGAT GATCAGTTCCAAGTTACAGAACTCTGCAGGAAATGGAACGGAATATGCAATTCTTCTCACAAGCCGCAACTTCAGGCCCAGTCAGAGACCACGATGAGTTTCTTGATCAGCTGGAACAAGAATGATCAGGCCCCAGTAAACCACTCATTGGAGCAACACGCCTTCGGCACATCGAAGGCCGAAACCATCTTCTTGGATCTCCCCGGCTCCGACTGTTCCAGCCCCAACTCAAATCCCTTTACAGATATGAGGTTCAATCAGTTCAATGCTGAAGGCCTCAAGAGCCTCTGCACTGCACTCGAGCAGAAGGCTGCATGGCAGAAAGACATCATTCCTGAAATCGCAAGCGTGTTATTGCAGTGCAGATCAGGAATGCTTAGAAGAAAAAGCACAAGaaccaaggaaaagaaagaggacaCTTGCTTGCTGTTTGAAGGAACAGATACAGAAGGGAAGGAAATAGTAGCAAGGGAGTTAGCTAACCAGATTTTCTGCTCGGAAAACAGCTTCACGTCGATTGGGCTGAGCTGCTTCTCCTCGTTTGGAGCTGAATCAACTGATGGTTTAAGAGGGAAAAGGTCCAGAGAAGAATCAGGAAGCAATTACTTTGAGAAATTTTGTGAAGCTATACATTTCAACCCACATAGGGTGATATTCTTAGAAGACATAGAGCAGGTGGACTATCACACTCTGGCGAAAATAATGGAGAGCATAGAGAGGGGGAAGGTGACTTGTCCTGATGGTGATGAGGTCAGTCTGAGAGATGCCATCATCATACTAAGCTGTGAGAAGCTTAAGTGCACATCCAGAGATTGCTCCCCAAGTGTGAAGCAGAAGATGGGGACAAACGATGAGATGGATGAGGAGAAGAGCAGCAGTGAGAAGGAAGAGGCGAGTCCGTACTTTCCTCTGGACTTGAATCTGTCTGCGGAAGACAATGAGAGTGTGGAAATGTGCTGTGAGGTGGAGTTGGAGAAATGTGTAGATAGGAGTTTTGTTTTCCACAGAGAAAAAGATGAGCAATATGTACCATAa
- the LOC116266739 gene encoding probable aspartyl protease At4g16563, which yields MTRTPPQADSTMFALLLLLFLLLPPFAQPASKPLTLTLTRTSSTTPGSPADPWTKLSLLASSSLARAHRLKRRHHHHHHQAAELGPDAAVDSTVSVSPHSSGEYALTLSFGTPPQPLNLSLDTSSSLAWFPCTERFRCPNCPSSSSGIPYFVPKSSSSARFFGCTDPKCRWIHRRVPSNCSSAPASCPPFFLISGGGINGGGLLLSETLSLAGKQVAGFAVGCSVFSDHQPIGVAAFGRGPPSLPYQLGAGSFSYCLPSHRLDDAPGAKGALVLGADPLAGNGLTFTPFVKNPAGSGAYYYLGLDAITVGGVAVRVTPLGPGGDGGAIVDTGTSFTVVEAGVHEQLVAEFTRQVRNYRRATSTEARSSLRPCFDVTGQKTVTLPEMALRFEGGAIMRLPLKNYFSFVGETDAVCLTVVGGGGDGGPAVVLGNFQQQDLYMVFDADRERLGFRQQTCNA from the coding sequence ATGACCAGAACGCCTCCTCAGGCCGATTCCACAATGTTCGcgctcctcctccttctcttcctcctccttccccccTTCGCCCAGCCCGCTTCCAAACCTCTAACCCTCACTCTGACGCGCACCTCCAGTACTACCCCGGGCTCACCCGCGGACCCATGGACAAAGCTCTCCCTCCTCGCTTCCTCCTCCCTCGCCCGAGCCCACCGCTTGAagcgccgccaccaccaccaccaccaccaagcGGCTGAGCTCGGACCCGACGCGGCCGTCGATTCGACCGTATCGGTCTCGCCACACAGCTCCGGTGAGTACGCCCTCACCCTAAGCTTCGGCACTCCGCCACAGCCCCTCAACTTGAGTCTCGACACCAGCAGCAGTCTCGCGTGGTTCCCCTGCACCGAAAGATTCAGATGCCCAAATTGCCCCTCCTCATCCTCCGGAATCCCTTACTTCGTTCCGAAGTCGTCGTCCTCCGCTCGCTTCTTCGGCTGCACGGACCCCAAATGCCGGTGGATCCACCGCCGCGTGCCCTCGAACTGCTCCTCCGCCCCCGCCTCCTGCCCGCCCTTCTTCCTCATCTCCGGCGGTGGAATCAACGGCGGGGGGCTTCTTCTCTCCGAGACGCTCTCGTTGGCGGGGAAGCAAGTCGCGGGCTTCGCCGTCGGATGCTCCGTGTTCTCCGACCACCAGCCCATCGGCGTGGCCGCTTTCGGCCGCGGGCCACCCTCGCTACCGTACCAGCTCGGAGCGGGGTCCTTCTCCTACTGCCTCCCCTCCCACCGCCTCGATGACGCCCCCGGTGCCAAGGGCGCGCTCGTTCTCGGCGCCGATCCCCTCGCCGGAAACGGCCTTACCTTTACGCCGTTCGTGAAGAACCCAGCGGGCTCCGGTGCGTATTACTATCTCGGCCTGGACGCCATAACGGTGGGAGGGGTGGCTGTGAGAGTCACGCCATTAGGCCCCGGTGGCGACGGCGGCGCGATCGTCGACACGGGCACCAGCTTTACCGTAGTAGAGGCCGGCGTCCACGAGCAGCTGGTGGCGGAGTTCACTCGCCAGGTCCGGAACTATCGGCGTGCGACGTCCACGGAGGCGCGATCGAGTCTCAGGCCGTGCTTTGATGTGACAGGGCAGAAAACGGTGACCCTTCCGGAGATGGCGCTGAGGTTCGAGGGCGGCGCAATAATGAGACTGCCGCTGAAGAATTACTTCTCGTTCGTGGGCGAAACGGACGCCGTCTGCCTGACGGTGGTGGGCGGGGGCGGCGATGGGGGACCGGCGGTGGTACTGGGAAACTTTCAGCAGCAGGATTTGTACATGGTGTTTGACGCGGACAGGGAAAGATTGGGGTTCAGGCAGCAGACGTGCAATGCATAG
- the LOC116267101 gene encoding protein SMAX1-LIKE 3-like isoform X1 codes for MRAGGSSLHQALTPEACSIVKQSVLLAKRRGHAQVTPLHVASTMLSSSTGLFRTACAQSHPHPLQCKALELCFNVALNRLPSAAAAAAAATTAVGNSPHFHHHLHPYHPSLSNALVAAFKRAQAHQRRGSIENQQQPLLAVKVEVEQLIVSILDDPSVSRVMREAGFSSTQVKNNVEIAISLDNRTNSSLSKPKETNLCAPVLNSSFKSHSFSGLEHAKNEDVVCLVETLLRRRRKSTVIVGECLITAEGVVRELMGRIEKGEVPDELNAVQFLTFPLFTFGHLCKEDVDRRLGELRCLLKRYMERGAILYVGDLKWAAEFRESYSCERRKYFCPVEYVVFEIGRLVSDFVETGRFWLLAISSYQTFMRCKTGHPSLEALWGLHPLTIPSGSLALSLNSDSGRSHEGSFEKPLTCCAECLSKFDLDVQGLARTTSGPSTSSNLPLWLQRCKDENKDVSSNDCLDQFQVTELCRKWNGICNSSHKPQLQAQSETTMSFLISWNKNDQAPVNHSLEQHAFGTSKAETIFLDLPGSDCSSPNSNPFTDMRFNQFNAEGLKSLCTALEQKAAWQKDIIPEIASVLLQCRSGMLRRKSTRTKEKKEDTCLLFEGTDTEGKEIVARELANQIFCSENSFTSIGLSCFSSFGAESTDGLRGKRSREESGSNYFEKFCEAIHFNPHRVIFLEDIEQVDYHTLAKIMESIERGKVTCPDGDEVSLRDAIIILSCEKLKCTSRDCSPSVKQKMGTNDEMDEEKSSSEKEEASPYFPLDLNLSAEDNESVEMCCEVELEKCVDRSFVFHREKDEQYVP; via the exons ATGAGAGCAGGCGGCAGCAGCCTACATCAGGCACTCACTCCAGAGGCATGCAGCATAGTGAAGCAATCAGTCCTGCTCGCCAAGAGGAGAGGTCACGCCCAAGTGACCCCCCTCCATGTAGCCAGCACCATGCTCTCCTCCTCCACCGGCCTCTTCCGCACTGCATGCGCGCAGTCCCACCCCCATCCCCTCCAGTGCAAGGCCCTCGAGCTCTGCTTCAACGTCGCCCTCAACCGCCTCCCCTCCGCCGCCGCCGCAGCCGCCGCGGCCACCACTGCTGTCGGCAACTCCCCCCACTTCCACCACCATCTCCATCCCTACCATCCTTCCCTCTCCAACGCCTTGGTTGCTGCCTTCAAACGAGCCCAGGCGCACCAGAGGCGCGGCTCCATTGAGAATCAGCAGCAGCCGTTACTTGCAGTAAAGGTGGAGGTAGAGCAGCTCATAGTCTCCATCTTGGACGATCCTAGCGTCAGTAGGGTAATGAGAGAGGCCGGTTTCTCCAGCACCCAAGTGAAGAATAATGTGGAGATCGCAATCTCCCTTGACAATCGCACCAACTCCTCTCTTTCTAAGCCTAAGGAGACAAATTTATGTGCACCCGTCTTGAATTCTAGcttcaaatctcattcattctCTGGTCTGGAGCATGCAAAAAACGAGGACGTAGTTTGCCTTGTGGAAACACTCctgaggaggagaagaaagagtaCTGTTATTGTGGGGGAATGTCTTATAACCGCAGAGGGTGTGGTGAGGGAACTGATGGGTAGAATTGAGAAGGGTGAGGTTCCTGACGAACTGAACGCCGTTCAGTTTTTAACATTTCCACTTTTCACGTTTGGTCATTTGTGCAAGGAAGATGTTGATCGGAGGCTTGGGGAGCTAAGGTGTTTGTTGAAGAGGTATATGGAAAGAGGGGCTATATTGTATGTGGGAGACCTGAAATGGGCAGCAGAATTTAGAGAGAGCTACAGTTGTGAAAGAAGGAAGTATTTTTGCCCCGTAGAGTACGTAGTGTTTGAGATTGGGAGATTAGTGTCTGATTTTGTTGAGACTGGGAGATTTTGGCTGCTAGCAATTTCAAGCTATCAAACTTTTATGAGATGTAAGACGGGTCATCCTTCTTTGGAAGCTTTATGGGGACTCCACCCTCTCACCATTCCCTCGGGAAGCTTGGCGCTGAGTCTCAATTCAGACAG tGGCAGAAGCCATGAAGGCAGCTTTGAGAAGCCGCTCACTTGTTGCGCAGAGTGCCTAAGTAAATTTGATTTGGATGTTCAAGGATTAGCTAGAACTACCTCTGGCCCCTCCACCAGCTCTAACTTGCCTTTATGGCTGCAGAGATGCAAAGACGAGAATAAAGATGTCAGTAGTAATGATTGTCTG GATCAGTTCCAAGTTACAGAACTCTGCAGGAAATGGAACGGAATATGCAATTCTTCTCACAAGCCGCAACTTCAGGCCCAGTCAGAGACCACGATGAGTTTCTTGATCAGCTGGAACAAGAATGATCAGGCCCCAGTAAACCACTCATTGGAGCAACACGCCTTCGGCACATCGAAGGCCGAAACCATCTTCTTGGATCTCCCCGGCTCCGACTGTTCCAGCCCCAACTCAAATCCCTTTACAGATATGAGGTTCAATCAGTTCAATGCTGAAGGCCTCAAGAGCCTCTGCACTGCACTCGAGCAGAAGGCTGCATGGCAGAAAGACATCATTCCTGAAATCGCAAGCGTGTTATTGCAGTGCAGATCAGGAATGCTTAGAAGAAAAAGCACAAGaaccaaggaaaagaaagaggacaCTTGCTTGCTGTTTGAAGGAACAGATACAGAAGGGAAGGAAATAGTAGCAAGGGAGTTAGCTAACCAGATTTTCTGCTCGGAAAACAGCTTCACGTCGATTGGGCTGAGCTGCTTCTCCTCGTTTGGAGCTGAATCAACTGATGGTTTAAGAGGGAAAAGGTCCAGAGAAGAATCAGGAAGCAATTACTTTGAGAAATTTTGTGAAGCTATACATTTCAACCCACATAGGGTGATATTCTTAGAAGACATAGAGCAGGTGGACTATCACACTCTGGCGAAAATAATGGAGAGCATAGAGAGGGGGAAGGTGACTTGTCCTGATGGTGATGAGGTCAGTCTGAGAGATGCCATCATCATACTAAGCTGTGAGAAGCTTAAGTGCACATCCAGAGATTGCTCCCCAAGTGTGAAGCAGAAGATGGGGACAAACGATGAGATGGATGAGGAGAAGAGCAGCAGTGAGAAGGAAGAGGCGAGTCCGTACTTTCCTCTGGACTTGAATCTGTCTGCGGAAGACAATGAGAGTGTGGAAATGTGCTGTGAGGTGGAGTTGGAGAAATGTGTAGATAGGAGTTTTGTTTTCCACAGAGAAAAAGATGAGCAATATGTACCATAa